The window TGCTACATAGGTTCTTGATGAGGCAGGCATTATGATAAAGTTTGTCACGGTCAACTACAAGCCTTGGATACATAAAGATCCCCCCCTTTATGTATCATTATACATTAATTTCTGCATAGCTAAAAGGATACGGCTTTATAGCCTGCACTTTTATATCTCCTCGGACAATAAAAGTCACTGTGGTAGTCACCACAGGTTTTTGCCTTATGCATACAAGATAAATATAAAACCCCCTTATGCATGATTATTGCACAAAGGGGGTATTACCCGGGCATTATGTCAGCTTAATCTATTTATACCCCTACACCAAAATGAGACTGGTCAGAAACGACACTCCGCTGCCTATGGCTGCCCCCATAAGCACATCGGAAGGGTAATGCATGCCCACATATATCCTGGATATGCCCACCATGGCGGCCAGGCTTAAAAAAAGCAGGTATATCCCTGGATACCCTATCGAGAGGGACACTGCCAGTGCAAACCCGGCCGTGGTATGCCCCGACGGGAATGAGTGGTCCTTCCAGAGTTTCCTCAGTGTATTGGCCTCTAAAATGGAAAGGTATGGTCTTTTCCTGCCTATGCTTTTCTTTAGCCCCTGCACTATCAGATGGCTTATAGTTAAAGAGGTTGCCGCCTCTATGCCCACCATCCTTGTATGTCCCTTGCCCAGAACTATAAGCAGAAAGCATGTGGTCACGGTAAACCACCAGCTGCCCAGTTCAGTAAAATATGGTATTATCTTATCCAGTACATTGGTCTTTATCCTGTCGTTTAAGGCATTGAATATAACTATATCATACTTTAAAATGCTCTCAAAGACCCTTTTCAACGGAATTCCCCCTTGAATCAATAAGACTCAGTACCATGTCTGCAGTCATTAAAGCTGAGTCTTGCTTTCCAATAGATAAAGCATTCTTTCTCATCTGGGTGAGCTTTTCTCTATCATTAATTATATCACAAATATCCATCCTTAGTCTGTCAAAGTTAGATACTATACCAGCGCCATTTTTTTCTATATACTCTGCATTTCCCTTCTCCTGTCCGGGAAGTACATTGGGGATTACCATGGGTAGTCCTGCGGCCATCGCCTCAGAGGTGGTAAGGCCCCCTGCCTTGCTTATAAGAATGTCTGCCGATGCCATGAGTTTAGACACATCTTCGACGAACCCCATTACCTTTATATTGGGGCTGTTGGCATATTCAGCCTCCAACCTTCTTCTTGCCGACTCGTTCCTGCCCGTTACCACAGTAATGTCAGCGTCCAGCCCGGCAAGCCTATCAACGGCATTCAGTCCTACTCCAACACCCCCACCCATTATGAGGAGGTGTATCCTGTCATTAGGCCAGGCCCTGCGCTTTAAGCTGCTGAATGCAGGTGACACAGGTATGCCATACTGCTTAATCCTGTCCATTGGTACTTTGTACCTTAAAAGACCATCAGTCACTTCCTTGCACGGAGTAATATAATAATCCACTCCAGGAACTACCCAAAATGGGTGAAACTCATAGTCAGTAACAACCACAACTATCGGTATATCTATATTTAGTGACGAAATGCCCATGGCTGAAAAAGGATGGGTACAGACGACAGCATCCGGTTTTGATATATCTAATATTTTTTTTACAGGTCCCATCCTTATAATGGGTTTAGCAAAACTATATGCTGCCTCCTTTGGATACTGTGATATTCTGTACCCTGACATTTTATAGACCATACCCCAGACGTTTGGCCTCAGTTCCATACCCCTGTTGTATGCCATCGCGGTGATAAGCAGCATGGGTTTGGATATAAGCTCGCCTGCCGACATTATCCTTACACCCACTCTGCGGTCTCTTAGCTTAAATGCCTCTCTAAGATTTTGGGCCGCCTTTATATGTCCCATACCGTATGGCTCTGCAAATATAAGCAATTTTTTCATATCCTCACCTAATTAATATTATAATCTAAAATAAATTAAAACCATATTAAATCTCTGTTAAGCCTTGATTAAATTTTCCACTATGGCCCCCATCCCTGCCGCCGAAAAAATTATCAGCAGAATTACGCCTATTATCGGGATACTTGAGAATGCTGAGAGAATAATCGAACCCACAAGAGGGACCATGAATCCCCCCGTATTGTAACCCATCCTCTCCAGGACAACCCTACCTGTATAGGATGATGATACGGAAAAGCCTAATACCATAAATACCGCTGTTATCACACTTAAAAATGCAGCAACAGGTATGCCAATAACTGTAAATATCATTATTAAGACCACAGTAACAAGTATTAAAAACAGAATGATTCCCAAACCCATGGCCCTTCTTACGTTTAATAGTTTCTCCACTGCCCTGCCTGTCCATCCCGGGAAGGCTATACCAATCAGTACCGGCACCACCATAAAAAGGCACATGAAGAAAAGCCGCGCAAACTCTATGCCTGCAAACCCGATAATCGAAAGTAAAAATTCGTTAAGGGCTTTATCCTTGAGGTTTATATGATATATTCCATGACCCGCTTTAAAGCCTCGAGGAGCATTAATATCCCCACCTATGACCATGAGATTTCCATCTATCCTCGCATCGCTTCCTATGTCTACACTACCCATAATTACAAACACGCTGTCATGCACCCTGCCGTCTATAACGGCATTGTTAAAGAGGACTACCACATTATCCGCCTCTTCATTCTCCTCAATAATTACCCTGTCTGTAGACACCACATCAGAGCCCTCTCCCTTTGCCAATGCTACCGTTGGTACAAGCAGGACCAATATAAAAATTAATATGAGTCTTTTCACCGCCTGGCCTCCTTTAAAAATCTATCAAACAGGTATATAAGGGCAGTCATGGTGATAGTAAATATGAGCATCATCTCTGCCCAGGCAAATGGGCTGCTGCTGTAAACCCTGAGGATAGATATAATCACCCCCGATGCAACTGTCCAGTATATGGACAGCAGCATGTATATCCCTTTACCCATGGCCAACCCCATAAAAACAAGGGCAAAAATTTCCAACAAGGGAACAGGTAAAAATAAATATGGACTAAGGTTCTCCCTTACAGCATTCATCACCTTCTCAGTAAAACCAGCCGATGGTCCTATGCCTGCCATAAGGCCGATAAGACGCCTCTCTTCTGTCATTTCATCATATATCTTAATGCAGTCAGGGCACGCATCTATGTGCTGTTCTATTTCAAGCATGGTCTCTTCATCCAGCACTCTATCCATGTATTCCGACAACAGTTTTTCTACCTCATCACACCTCATGCTAACCCTCCTCTCTGAGAATTTCCCGCATCCTCATCCTGGCAGCATTTATTCTGGACTTTACTGTACCTATAGGAATATTTAAGACCTCCGCTATCTCGTCATAACTCAGGCCATCTATCTCACGCAAGATAAGTATCACCCTGTGGTCCACACTTAGCCCGGATAGTGCCCTTTGAATGTCTATCCTGTCTTCCGCACTGTCGCCAACAGAGGGAATGTCCTCAAAATTTTCTATGGAGATTTCCCGTTTCCTCTTTTTAACCTCATTATATGAAAGGTTTATAATGATCCTCATAAACCATGTGTTAAAGGCTGATACATCTTTTAGGGCTTTCAAGCTCCTCCATGCCTTGATAAAGGCCTCCTGAAGAACGTCCTCTGCAGAGTACCTGTCACCCAGTATACTGTACGACAATGCAAACCCTTTATTCTTATATGCCTCCACCAGCCCCTCAAAAGCCTTTATATCTCCATCCCTGGCCCTTCTCACCAGTTCTTCCATCAAAACACCGCCCTAGTTCCTGGTTCTGCTCCTCCTTAATAAATAATATACCAAAATCAGTACGGCCACAATGATTATTGTAGTTATGGCAAATGTTGGAGATAGTATATAGTCTGCCATCTGCCTGCCATAGAGCCCTATAAGCACGGCCTCCAGCATAAACCTGAGCCCACGGCTTAAAAAGGACGCAAAAGTAAACCTGAACAGGTTCATCTTGAACATGCCGCCCAGTATGGTAAAAACCTTGTAAGGTACAGGAGTAAATCCGGCGATAAACACCGCCCAGACGTCATACTTTTCAAATATTGCCAGGGCCTTATCATAGTATTCCCTCTTGAACAGTTTCTCAAATATAGGCCTGCCTCCAAAATAACCAAGGTAGTAGCCACCTATCCCACCTACTGTGGATGACGCCGCAGTGGCCAGGCCAATGAGTATATATTCATTTGGCCTGGCCAGCACCATGGGTATAAGGAAGACCTCCGGTATTATTGGTGATATTATAGCCTCTAAAAAAGTGCCTATTATGAGTCCGTAAAATCCATAAGACATAAGCATATTCGCAAGAGTTTCCAGCATTCGCATCATCCCTTTCTATATATAAAGACAGCACAAGTGTGCCTTTTGTTCACTATATAAAAATATATTTTCCCATGTCATGTGATAATCCTCAAAACATTTAACCTATTTTTAACTATTTTTTTACAGATTTGTGCTACAATGAAACCATAAAATAAAATTGGAGGGTGTAAGTATGAAGAAGTCTTTTGCCATGGCCCTTGTACTTTTGTTTCTTGTTGTTACAGCAGTCCCCAGGCCTGGCCTGGCCGCAGAACCCAAAATCACTCTTGAGGAGGCCATACAAAAGGTCAAGACGCTGTTTGACACATCAGTATACAAAAACTTTACAAGTTCCTATAATACCTACGATAACCACTCATACTGGGAGCTGAACTGGGATGGCAAGCCTGGCGGCCTTGATGTCCGTATAGATGCTGCAACGGGTGATATAGTGTCTATCTACCAGTTTAGAAATGATGACACAATAAAAGGACATTCAAGGCTTCCCTCGGTGAAGTATGAAGACGCAAAAAAATCCGCCATAGGTTTTTTAAAAAAAGTAGCGCCGGATAAGTACACATCCTTACATCTTGATGAAGGAGAAGTAGATAAATACAATCCATACAGCTATGATTTTAACTTCATAAGGCAGATAGAGGGCATAGACTTCCCATCCAACTCTGCCACTGTACGGATAAACTCTCAAAACGGCATTGTAGAGAGCTACGACCTTAACTGGGAAGAATATAACTTTCCAGATCCATCAAAGAT of the Calorimonas adulescens genome contains:
- a CDS encoding phosphatase PAP2 family protein, producing the protein MKRVFESILKYDIVIFNALNDRIKTNVLDKIIPYFTELGSWWFTVTTCFLLIVLGKGHTRMVGIEAATSLTISHLIVQGLKKSIGRKRPYLSILEANTLRKLWKDHSFPSGHTTAGFALAVSLSIGYPGIYLLFLSLAAMVGISRIYVGMHYPSDVLMGAAIGSGVSFLTSLILV
- a CDS encoding MGDG synthase family glycosyltransferase, encoding MKKLLIFAEPYGMGHIKAAQNLREAFKLRDRRVGVRIMSAGELISKPMLLITAMAYNRGMELRPNVWGMVYKMSGYRISQYPKEAAYSFAKPIIRMGPVKKILDISKPDAVVCTHPFSAMGISSLNIDIPIVVVVTDYEFHPFWVVPGVDYYITPCKEVTDGLLRYKVPMDRIKQYGIPVSPAFSSLKRRAWPNDRIHLLIMGGGVGVGLNAVDRLAGLDADITVVTGRNESARRRLEAEYANSPNIKVMGFVEDVSKLMASADILISKAGGLTTSEAMAAGLPMVIPNVLPGQEKGNAEYIEKNGAGIVSNFDRLRMDICDIINDREKLTQMRKNALSIGKQDSALMTADMVLSLIDSRGNSVEKGL
- a CDS encoding anti-sigma factor family protein, with protein sequence MRCDEVEKLLSEYMDRVLDEETMLEIEQHIDACPDCIKIYDEMTEERRLIGLMAGIGPSAGFTEKVMNAVRENLSPYLFLPVPLLEIFALVFMGLAMGKGIYMLLSIYWTVASGVIISILRVYSSSPFAWAEMMLIFTITMTALIYLFDRFLKEARR
- a CDS encoding RNA polymerase sigma factor, which produces MEELVRRARDGDIKAFEGLVEAYKNKGFALSYSILGDRYSAEDVLQEAFIKAWRSLKALKDVSAFNTWFMRIIINLSYNEVKKRKREISIENFEDIPSVGDSAEDRIDIQRALSGLSVDHRVILILREIDGLSYDEIAEVLNIPIGTVKSRINAARMRMREILREEG
- a CDS encoding YqaA family protein, which produces MLETLANMLMSYGFYGLIIGTFLEAIISPIIPEVFLIPMVLARPNEYILIGLATAASSTVGGIGGYYLGYFGGRPIFEKLFKREYYDKALAIFEKYDVWAVFIAGFTPVPYKVFTILGGMFKMNLFRFTFASFLSRGLRFMLEAVLIGLYGRQMADYILSPTFAITTIIIVAVLILVYYLLRRSRTRN